The following proteins are co-located in the Halocatena salina genome:
- a CDS encoding DoxX family protein, with the protein MAADAGHPEGTAGALGLLIGIGVPVPPIGTAAAVGLVVYFVGAVIVHRRAGDYSVSGQHVYLLLAVVTLVLNVVS; encoded by the coding sequence GTGGCTGCCGATGCTGGGCACCCTGAAGGCACAGCGGGCGCGCTCGGGTTGCTGATCGGCATCGGTGTGCCAGTGCCACCGATCGGGACGGCCGCCGCAGTCGGTCTCGTTGTATACTTCGTCGGTGCCGTTATCGTCCACAGACGCGCTGGCGACTACTCGGTCAGTGGGCAACACGTGTACCTTCTGCTGGCTGTGGTCACACTGGTGTTGAACGTCGTCTCGTGA
- a CDS encoding class I SAM-dependent methyltransferase: MTDARESWGDWYEKVEGDVDPAVVELREQLEEEDKDSVLDVGCGAGRHLLYLTQNEFDAHGFDFSESAVAKLKEKLDELGAEADVQVADMAEKFPYDGEQFDAVLAIRSIHHADLSTINHSVDEIFRVLRSSGLIYVQVPTYEKLEKLQGDGEEFEEVEPGTNIPLEGPEEGVPHHNFKREEVHEIFSDFEIEDLDKRDDHYNLLARKLS, from the coding sequence GTGACAGACGCACGTGAGAGCTGGGGCGACTGGTATGAGAAGGTAGAGGGCGATGTCGATCCGGCCGTCGTGGAGCTACGAGAACAGCTTGAAGAAGAGGACAAGGACAGTGTCCTGGATGTCGGCTGTGGCGCAGGGCGTCACTTGCTATACCTGACACAGAACGAGTTCGACGCACATGGGTTCGACTTCTCTGAGTCGGCGGTCGCCAAACTGAAAGAGAAACTGGACGAACTCGGCGCCGAGGCGGACGTACAAGTGGCGGACATGGCCGAGAAGTTCCCCTACGACGGGGAGCAGTTCGACGCCGTGCTGGCGATCAGATCCATCCACCACGCGGACCTGAGCACGATTAACCACTCCGTAGATGAGATATTCAGGGTCCTGCGATCCTCTGGCCTGATCTACGTTCAGGTTCCGACGTACGAGAAACTAGAGAAACTGCAGGGAGACGGCGAGGAGTTCGAGGAGGTCGAGCCTGGGACGAACATCCCGCTCGAGGGTCCCGAGGAGGGGGTCCCCCATCATAACTTCAAGAGAGAGGAGGTACACGAAATCTTCTCCGACTTCGAGATCGAGGACCTCGACAAGAGAGACGACCACTACAACCTGCTAGCGCGCAAGCTCTCGTAA
- a CDS encoding carboxymuconolactone decarboxylase family protein: MVLRPESIEKPDGLKMRFGYWMVQRKPGTVKVVTACLPESLGLNHPFHANGIQIEPELKPMVGMLTSESNGRGFCVGFGQSGAIRRNRGMETFNELAEYQTSPLFSDQERVALAYAEGATRKTISVATFKELRPHFDDREIVEITWLNVTQNYINLVNIPFEIESGHLCVIAKSKTRMEHDERIPAQNVQE, translated from the coding sequence ATGGTTCTACGACCAGAGTCAATCGAGAAGCCCGATGGACTCAAAATGCGGTTCGGCTACTGGATGGTGCAACGGAAGCCCGGAACGGTGAAGGTCGTGACTGCCTGTCTACCGGAGTCTCTGGGACTTAACCACCCGTTCCATGCGAATGGAATCCAGATTGAGCCTGAACTCAAGCCCATGGTGGGGATGCTCACCTCAGAGAGCAACGGGCGTGGCTTTTGTGTGGGCTTTGGGCAGTCAGGGGCGATCCGCAGGAACCGTGGGATGGAGACGTTCAACGAGCTTGCGGAGTACCAGACGAGTCCGCTCTTTTCTGATCAGGAACGTGTGGCGCTGGCGTATGCAGAGGGAGCCACGCGCAAGACTATCTCCGTCGCCACGTTCAAAGAGCTCCGACCGCATTTCGACGATCGAGAGATTGTCGAAATCACGTGGCTGAATGTGACGCAAAACTACATTAATCTCGTTAATATTCCGTTCGAAATCGAATCCGGCCATCTGTGTGTGATCGCAAAGTCGAAGACGCGGATGGAACATGATGAACGAATTCCCGCGCAAAACGTACAAGAATAA
- a CDS encoding helix-turn-helix domain-containing protein, which produces MDLLTDRQRRFMIKAVQRGYYDSPRECSLTDLAVTLTVSKSTASRVLHNAEETVIKEFFAEPIE; this is translated from the coding sequence GTGGATCTGTTGACCGACCGCCAACGACGATTCATGATCAAGGCTGTCCAGCGCGGCTACTACGACAGCCCCCGCGAGTGTTCGCTCACCGATCTTGCGGTCACACTCACTGTCAGCAAATCGACGGCGAGCAGGGTGCTCCACAACGCCGAAGAGACGGTTATCAAGGAGTTTTTCGCAGAGCCAATTGAGTAA